The Oxyura jamaicensis isolate SHBP4307 breed ruddy duck chromosome Z, BPBGC_Ojam_1.0, whole genome shotgun sequence genome window below encodes:
- the HTR1A gene encoding 5-hydroxytryptamine receptor 1A, translated as MDVTNNTTSPERSPEGAGGPGLAEVTLGYQLLTSLLLGTLILCAVSGNACVIAAIALERSLQTVANYLIGSLAVTDLMVSVLVLPMAALYQVLNKWTLGQVTCDIFISLDVLCCTSSILHLCAIALDRYWAITDPIDYVNKRTPRRAAVLISLTWLIGFLISIPPMLGWRTPEDRSDPDACTISKDHGYTIYSTFGAFYIPLLLMLVLYGRIFKAARFRIRKTVKKAEKKKIADTCLTLSPATLQKKSNGEPGKGWRRTVEPRTGACVNGAVRQGEDGAALEIIEVQRCNSSSKTHLPLPSEACGSPPPPSFERRNEKNTEAKRRMALSRERKTVKTLGIIMGTFILCWLPFFIVALVLPFCDSKCYMPEWLGAVINWLGYSNSLLNPIIYAYFNKDFQSAFKKIIKCKFCRQ; from the coding sequence ATGGATGTGACCAACAACACTACCTCCCCAGAGCGCTCCCCCGAGGGGGCAGGTGGCCCCGGCCTCGCCGAGGTGACCCTGGGCTACCAGCTGCTCACCTCGCTGCTCCTGGGCACGCTCATCCTGTGCGCCGTGAGCGGTAACGCCTGCGTGATCGCGGCCATCGCCCTGGAGCGCTCCCTGCAAACCGTGGCTAACTATCTCATCGGCTCGCTGGCCGTCACCGACCTCATGGTGTCCGTGCTGGTACTGCCCATGGCGGCCCTCTACCAGGTGCTGAACAAGTGGACACTGGGGCAGGTCACCTGCGACATCTTCATCTCGCTGGACGTGCTGTGCTGCACCTCTTCCATCCTGCACCTGTGCGCCATCGCCTTGGACAGGTACTGGGCCATCACGGACCCCATCGACTATGTCAACAAGAGGACTCCCCGGCGGGCCGCCGTGCTCATCAGCCTGACCTGGCTCATTGGCTTCTTGATATCCATCCCGCCCATGCTGGGCTGGAGGACGCCCGAGGACCGCTCGGACCCCGACGCCTGCACCATCAGCAAGGACCACGGGTACACCATCTACTCCACTTTCGGCGCCTTCTACATCCCGCTGCTCCTCATGCTGGTGCTCTACGGTCGCATCTTCAAGGCAGCCCGCTTCAGGATCCGCAAGACCGTCAAGAAAGCGGAGAAGAAGAAAATCGCCGACACCTGCCTCACCCTCTCCCCGGCCAccctgcagaagaaaagcaacgGGGAGCCCGGCAAGGGCTGGCGGCGGACTGTGGAGCCCAGGACCGGTGCCTGTGTCAACGGCGCGGTGCGGCAGGGCGAGGACGGGGCAGCCCTGGAGATCATCGAGGTCCAGCGCTGTAACAGCTCCTCCAAGACTCACCTGCCGCTGCCCAGCGAGGCGTgcggctccccgccgcccccctcctTTGAGAGGCGCAACGAGAAGAACACGGAGGCCAAGCGGAGGATGGCTCTGTCCCGGGAGAGGAAGACTGTCAAGACCCTGGGGATCATTATGGGCACCTTCATCCTCTGCTGGCTGCCGTTCTTCATTGTGGCGCTGGTCCTGCCCTTTTGTGACAGTAAGTGCTACATGCCCGAGTGGCTGGGGGCAGTCATCAACTGGCTGGGCTACTCCAACTCCCTCCTCAATCCCATCATCTATGCCTATTTCAACAAAGACTTCCAAAgtgcttttaagaaaattatcaaGTGCAAATTCTGCAGGCAGTGA